In Stigmatella erecta, a genomic segment contains:
- a CDS encoding DUF1302 family protein, whose protein sequence is MRKKVRSGGLVALLMLVPGSGGAAQEVEPQAGEVAPPVPDGSEAPSSPDASGDSFASALEEEGFASERQASTELLGWARLAPTYGFPRSAPSGEPPGLRTPHDRWTERSTLYLRFLHRRGDGWSFAASGALDHRVLWRPQTPPAGQEAGDSWRYQLEPRLQEFYLGLSGSSLSVTLGQQRIAWGRNEVLAINDVVNPQDLRDPLLVPEELRYKPVIAARVDLLMGSSALQLIAIPFFQPATFDFYGSNWALVQDAAPAAYRAVLGQAGDSPQGSALFSPDRGVSASLSQAAAGLRFSWRLGSVELNHYYHLGFDFTPRWRVDEAQLVGLLDPALQEDPAARALAFNRFAESVSVSYQRRHHVGFSAVGEAGPFILYGEGAYESRKVFITQALSTAVHPFLTGLAGIEYQRDFDQVVDFALSYGRILPRNGEPPPLLWNERDSLGAALTVRWGLTEEFSLEGQGGVGFVPLGVSGRLGVRWKREHLSCTAGALLLAGETFSYGGYYRANQGLFLDLRYVL, encoded by the coding sequence ATGCGGAAGAAGGTGCGAAGCGGTGGGCTGGTGGCCCTCCTGATGCTCGTCCCCGGGAGCGGGGGGGCCGCGCAGGAGGTGGAGCCGCAGGCCGGGGAAGTGGCGCCCCCCGTTCCCGACGGGTCCGAGGCGCCTTCCTCCCCGGACGCGTCCGGGGACTCCTTCGCGTCCGCGCTGGAGGAAGAGGGCTTCGCCAGCGAGCGCCAGGCATCCACCGAACTGCTCGGCTGGGCCCGGCTCGCGCCCACCTATGGCTTCCCCCGGAGCGCGCCCAGCGGTGAGCCGCCAGGGCTGCGCACGCCGCACGACCGGTGGACGGAGCGTTCGACGCTCTACCTGCGCTTCCTCCACCGGCGCGGCGATGGCTGGTCGTTCGCGGCCTCGGGCGCGCTCGACCACCGCGTCCTTTGGCGCCCGCAGACGCCGCCCGCGGGGCAGGAGGCGGGGGACTCCTGGCGCTATCAGCTCGAGCCCCGGCTGCAGGAGTTCTACCTCGGCCTCTCCGGGAGTTCGCTGAGCGTGACCCTCGGACAGCAGCGGATCGCCTGGGGCCGCAACGAGGTCCTGGCCATCAACGATGTCGTCAACCCGCAGGACCTGCGCGACCCGCTGCTCGTCCCCGAGGAGCTCCGGTACAAGCCGGTGATCGCCGCGCGGGTGGACCTCTTGATGGGCTCCAGCGCCCTGCAGCTCATCGCCATTCCCTTCTTCCAGCCGGCCACCTTCGACTTCTACGGAAGCAACTGGGCGCTGGTGCAGGACGCCGCGCCCGCGGCGTACCGCGCCGTGCTGGGGCAGGCGGGAGACTCTCCCCAGGGCAGCGCCCTGTTCTCTCCGGATCGCGGCGTGAGCGCGAGCCTCTCGCAGGCGGCTGCGGGGCTCCGGTTCTCCTGGCGGCTGGGGAGCGTGGAGCTCAACCACTATTACCACCTGGGCTTCGACTTCACGCCCCGCTGGCGGGTGGATGAGGCGCAGCTCGTGGGCCTGTTGGACCCCGCGCTTCAGGAGGATCCCGCCGCCCGGGCGCTGGCCTTCAACCGCTTCGCCGAGTCGGTCTCCGTCAGCTACCAGCGCCGCCACCACGTGGGCTTCTCCGCGGTGGGCGAGGCGGGGCCCTTCATCCTCTACGGCGAGGGGGCCTACGAGTCGCGCAAGGTGTTCATCACCCAGGCGCTCTCCACGGCCGTCCACCCCTTCCTCACCGGTCTGGCCGGCATCGAGTACCAGCGCGACTTCGACCAGGTGGTGGATTTCGCCCTGTCCTACGGGCGGATCCTCCCCCGGAATGGCGAGCCCCCGCCGCTGCTCTGGAACGAGCGCGACAGCCTGGGGGCGGCGCTCACCGTGCGCTGGGGGCTGACCGAGGAATTCTCCCTGGAAGGCCAGGGCGGGGTGGGGTTCGTCCCCTTGGGCGTGAGTGGCCGGCTCGGGGTGCGCTGGAAGCGCGAGCACCTCTCCTGCACCGCCGGCGCGCTCCTCCTGGCCGGGGAGACGTTCTCTTACGGTGGCTACTACCGCGCCAACCAAGGGCTCTTCCTGGATCTGCGCTACGTGCTGTGA
- a CDS encoding outer membrane lipoprotein-sorting protein, which produces MSGYGMKFGLLPFALMGAAVLLGPSRAHADDITGSGAAVLTQIAASDSWGFADAELKAQASIREKDGKSRTVRFSAQSRYYEGTLTKSLVRFLAPPDLNGVKFLQIQKRDTDDERYIYLPELKRVRRVSGKLRAGSFMTTDFAFADLDRRELRFAEATALPDEKLGDTVCNRLTVKPTSSDAQYSRLEVWARKDNHMILKSQMYDLKGAHSKTFTVEESKQIQGRWFVTRSRMESHSAQRATTLVLEQVVPRKDIPDNLFDSRRLEQE; this is translated from the coding sequence ATGAGCGGATACGGCATGAAGTTCGGGCTTCTCCCCTTCGCCCTGATGGGCGCCGCGGTGCTCCTGGGGCCCTCGCGGGCGCACGCGGACGACATCACCGGCAGCGGCGCCGCGGTCCTGACGCAGATCGCCGCGTCGGACAGCTGGGGCTTCGCCGATGCGGAGCTCAAGGCCCAGGCGTCCATCCGCGAGAAGGACGGGAAGAGCCGCACGGTGCGCTTCTCGGCCCAGTCGCGCTACTACGAGGGGACGCTGACCAAGAGCCTGGTGCGCTTCCTGGCGCCGCCGGACCTCAACGGCGTCAAGTTCCTGCAGATCCAGAAGCGGGACACGGACGACGAGCGCTACATCTACCTGCCCGAGCTCAAGCGGGTCCGGCGCGTCTCCGGCAAGCTGCGCGCCGGCTCGTTCATGACCACCGACTTCGCGTTCGCCGACCTGGACCGGCGCGAGCTCCGGTTCGCGGAGGCCACCGCCCTGCCCGATGAGAAGCTGGGGGACACCGTGTGCAACCGCTTGACCGTGAAGCCCACCTCCAGCGACGCGCAGTACTCGCGGCTCGAGGTGTGGGCACGCAAGGACAACCACATGATCCTCAAGTCCCAGATGTACGATCTCAAGGGCGCTCATTCCAAGACGTTCACCGTCGAGGAGAGCAAGCAGATCCAGGGACGGTGGTTCGTCACCCGCTCGCGCATGGAGAGCCACTCAGCGCAGCGGGCCACGACGCTCGTGCTCGAGCAGGTCGTCCCGCGCAAGGACATCCCGGACAACCTCTTCGACTCCCGCCGGCTGGAGCAGGAGTAA
- a CDS encoding efflux RND transporter permease subunit, whose product MISRLLDQFFAWYADAFLRRRYLFLAAMLVGVATLAAFVPKLRFDNSPESFFLREDKTLERYQHFQALFGTDEYALIVFERKEPWTQEFVEQLRTLTDRLSKVPDVLEATSIANVRHVVGEDDQLIVEDFIPLEMKEPAELEARRKAAQEHPYYRDMFVSADGTSLGLVLKTQIHAGEIDYKIEMTKRFRALLAEEPYRAWGARVVGSPVLDADVREIMSRESGTFCVLVLLLMSAVFYIVFRSWLAVVLPISVALLSVVCALGLMGLTGMPFTLVSAIIPSFLISTGVGPSIFLLSAFFNTVNAGRSPREAVAEALRHSASSSVLSMVTTAAGLFAFSVSKIRPIEELGRTMGTALCISFCITLVLVPFVLAGRKHITASGKRKEMLEGRVQGLRTWAEMVMRHRRKIIVIFSLFVATALSGALRLRSDYHYLGVFKTSTPLRQDYDYVERALKASTSIEVLIDTGKPDGVKNPALLQAMLGLERTVAERFASMGAKPYSVADLTSEINQALSNGDPKAYTIPATANAVAENLLLYQLSGDDELTSLVSSDFRYARIRIAVANRPDQENQAVFAVIQEYTDAHLGAAVGSPKVEVTGLIHLWAAIDSYLAQTELEALLITVLAVAVVMIAVFRSVLLGLLVAALNASAVLGTLGLMGYLGIWLDPYTILIASFALGILDDDSIHIVRDIQRQYAETGDLRVAIVNASSSAGQGIFYLSAALACGFATYAFSTVASLSKFGLLIAFTVVLGAVTEFIFAPAVLKAVGEPLFRRSRLPAHAPSGAALAEVKSVPGLSSPQEDTSSDFRKEASK is encoded by the coding sequence GTGATTTCACGGCTCCTCGATCAATTCTTCGCGTGGTACGCGGACGCCTTCCTGCGCCGGCGCTACCTGTTCCTGGCGGCCATGCTCGTGGGGGTGGCCACCCTGGCGGCGTTCGTCCCGAAGCTGCGCTTCGACAACTCGCCCGAGTCGTTCTTCCTCCGGGAGGACAAGACGCTGGAGCGCTACCAGCATTTCCAGGCGCTGTTCGGCACGGATGAGTACGCGCTCATCGTCTTCGAGCGGAAGGAGCCCTGGACCCAGGAGTTCGTCGAGCAGCTCCGGACGCTCACGGACCGGCTCTCCAAGGTGCCCGATGTGCTTGAGGCCACCTCCATCGCCAACGTGCGCCACGTGGTGGGCGAGGACGACCAGCTCATCGTCGAGGACTTCATCCCCCTGGAGATGAAGGAGCCGGCGGAGCTGGAGGCCCGGCGCAAGGCCGCGCAGGAGCACCCCTACTACCGGGACATGTTCGTGAGCGCGGATGGCACTTCGCTGGGCCTGGTGCTCAAGACCCAGATCCACGCGGGGGAGATCGACTACAAGATCGAGATGACCAAGCGCTTCCGGGCCCTCCTGGCCGAGGAGCCCTACCGGGCCTGGGGGGCCCGCGTGGTGGGCAGCCCCGTGCTGGACGCGGACGTCCGGGAGATCATGTCCCGGGAGAGCGGCACCTTCTGCGTGCTCGTCCTCCTCCTGATGAGCGCGGTGTTCTACATCGTCTTCCGCAGCTGGCTGGCGGTGGTGCTGCCCATCTCGGTGGCGCTGCTCTCGGTGGTCTGCGCCCTGGGGTTGATGGGGCTCACCGGGATGCCCTTCACGCTCGTCTCGGCGATCATCCCGTCCTTCCTCATCTCCACCGGCGTGGGGCCGAGCATCTTCCTGCTCTCGGCGTTCTTCAACACCGTCAACGCGGGGCGCTCCCCGCGCGAGGCCGTGGCCGAGGCGCTGCGGCACTCGGCCTCCTCGAGCGTGCTGTCGATGGTGACCACGGCCGCGGGCCTGTTCGCCTTCTCCGTCTCGAAGATCCGCCCCATCGAGGAGCTGGGCCGCACGATGGGGACCGCGCTCTGCATCTCCTTCTGCATCACGCTCGTCCTCGTCCCCTTCGTGCTGGCGGGGCGCAAGCACATCACCGCCTCCGGGAAGCGCAAGGAGATGCTGGAGGGGCGGGTGCAGGGGCTGCGCACCTGGGCCGAGATGGTGATGCGCCACCGGCGCAAGATCATCGTCATCTTCAGCCTGTTCGTCGCCACGGCGCTCTCGGGCGCGCTCCGGCTCCGCTCGGACTACCACTACCTGGGCGTCTTCAAGACCTCCACCCCGCTGCGGCAGGACTACGACTACGTCGAGCGGGCCCTGAAGGCGAGCACGTCGATCGAGGTGCTCATCGACACGGGCAAGCCCGATGGCGTGAAGAACCCCGCCCTGCTCCAGGCCATGCTCGGCCTGGAGCGCACCGTGGCCGAGCGCTTCGCCAGCATGGGCGCCAAGCCCTACAGCGTGGCGGACCTGACCAGTGAGATCAACCAGGCGCTGAGCAACGGCGATCCCAAGGCCTACACCATCCCGGCCACGGCCAACGCGGTGGCCGAGAACCTGCTCCTGTACCAGCTCTCCGGTGACGACGAGCTCACCAGCCTCGTCAGCTCCGACTTCCGCTACGCGCGCATCCGCATCGCGGTCGCGAACCGGCCGGACCAGGAGAACCAGGCGGTCTTCGCCGTCATCCAGGAGTACACCGATGCGCACCTGGGCGCGGCCGTGGGCAGCCCCAAGGTGGAGGTGACGGGGCTCATCCACCTGTGGGCCGCCATCGACAGCTACCTGGCCCAGACGGAGCTCGAGGCGCTGCTCATCACGGTGCTGGCCGTGGCCGTGGTGATGATCGCCGTCTTCCGCTCGGTGCTGCTGGGGCTGCTGGTGGCCGCGCTCAACGCCTCGGCGGTGTTGGGCACGCTGGGGCTCATGGGCTACCTGGGCATCTGGCTCGACCCCTACACCATCCTCATCGCCAGCTTCGCCCTGGGCATCCTGGACGATGACTCCATCCACATCGTGCGCGACATCCAGCGCCAGTACGCGGAGACCGGAGATTTACGGGTGGCCATCGTGAACGCCAGCTCCTCGGCGGGGCAGGGCATCTTCTATCTGTCGGCGGCGCTGGCGTGCGGCTTTGCCACCTATGCCTTCTCCACGGTGGCCAGCCTGAGCAAGTTCGGTCTGCTCATCGCCTTCACCGTGGTGCTCGGCGCGGTGACGGAGTTCATCTTCGCGCCCGCGGTGCTCAAGGCCGTGGGCGAGCCGCTGTTCCGGCGCTCCCGGCTCCCGGCGCACGCGCCGTCCGGGGCGGCCCTGGCCGAGGTGAAGTCCGTGCCCGGCCTGAGCAGCCCGCAAGAGGATACGTCTTCGGATTTCCGGAAGGAGGCCAGCAAGTGA
- the paaD gene encoding 1,2-phenylacetyl-CoA epoxidase subunit PaaD, whose amino-acid sequence MSPAEGGTGAVWSALDGVNDPEMPVISIVQLGMVRDVRVEGARCTVVFSPTFLGCPASRLISLEIERAVRRLGLEPDVQVSHAKPWSPGQISAQGREALRAVHISIGPGAVTEEGALGGLESLAKDRVPCTRCGSEDTVLVSAFGSTRCRAVRRCNPCQALFEQLKPL is encoded by the coding sequence GTGAGCCCGGCCGAGGGGGGAACCGGGGCGGTGTGGAGCGCGCTCGATGGGGTGAATGATCCGGAGATGCCGGTCATCTCCATCGTGCAGCTGGGCATGGTCCGGGACGTGCGCGTCGAGGGCGCGCGGTGCACCGTCGTGTTCTCGCCCACCTTCCTGGGCTGCCCCGCGAGCCGGCTCATCTCCCTGGAGATCGAACGGGCCGTGCGGAGGCTGGGCCTCGAGCCGGATGTCCAGGTGTCGCACGCCAAGCCCTGGAGCCCCGGGCAGATCAGCGCCCAGGGGCGCGAGGCGCTGCGCGCGGTGCACATCAGCATTGGCCCCGGCGCCGTCACGGAGGAAGGCGCCCTGGGGGGGCTCGAGTCGCTGGCGAAGGACCGCGTGCCCTGCACCCGCTGTGGCAGCGAGGACACGGTCCTGGTCAGCGCGTTCGGCTCCACCCGGTGCCGCGCCGTCCGCAGGTGCAATCCTTGCCAAGCTCTTTTCGAGCAGCTCAAGCCCCTGTAA
- the paaC gene encoding 1,2-phenylacetyl-CoA epoxidase subunit PaaC has protein sequence MRTFEPRVELLLALADDELLLGHRDSEWTGIAPNVEEDVAFSSIAQDEVGHAMALYGLAGPWLGQEVNALVFSREPQDFRHARLLEAPRGDFAFTIVRRFVYELADRLRIEALGASALAPLAELARKIRREEVLHFDHAWLWLRRLSAREPGRSRIEQALQAVLPASAGLLVALPTEEPLLSDGILPGSWEPLWATWREQLLQHLGHIGFAHLAEGMTYSRAALDRYAVPSPTFLAIHRDVTEVSRLAPGGHW, from the coding sequence ATGCGCACCTTTGAACCCCGCGTGGAGCTGCTCCTGGCGCTCGCCGACGATGAACTCCTGCTGGGCCACCGCGACTCCGAGTGGACGGGCATCGCGCCCAACGTCGAGGAGGATGTCGCCTTCAGCTCCATCGCTCAGGACGAGGTTGGCCATGCGATGGCGCTCTATGGGCTCGCCGGCCCGTGGCTGGGCCAGGAGGTGAATGCCCTCGTGTTCTCCCGGGAGCCGCAGGACTTCCGCCACGCGCGCCTGCTCGAGGCGCCCCGGGGGGACTTCGCGTTCACCATCGTCCGACGCTTCGTCTACGAGCTGGCGGACCGGCTGCGCATCGAGGCGCTGGGCGCCTCGGCACTGGCGCCGCTCGCGGAGCTGGCGCGGAAGATCCGCCGCGAGGAGGTGCTCCACTTCGACCATGCCTGGCTGTGGCTGCGCCGGTTGTCGGCGAGGGAGCCGGGCCGCTCCCGGATCGAACAGGCGCTCCAGGCGGTGCTCCCCGCGTCCGCGGGGCTGCTGGTGGCCCTGCCCACCGAGGAGCCGCTGCTCTCTGACGGGATTCTGCCCGGCTCGTGGGAGCCGCTCTGGGCCACGTGGCGGGAGCAGCTGTTGCAGCACCTGGGGCACATCGGCTTCGCCCACCTCGCCGAGGGGATGACCTACAGCCGCGCGGCGCTCGACAGGTATGCCGTCCCGTCGCCCACGTTCCTGGCCATTCACCGGGATGTCACCGAGGTGAGCCGGCTGGCTCCGGGAGGCCACTGGTGA
- the paaA gene encoding 1,2-phenylacetyl-CoA epoxidase subunit PaaA, giving the protein MRSEQEFIAHVQSGGVIEAGDWMPEGYRRAVIRFIEMHANSEYMGALLERDWIARAPTLERRIGITSKVQDEVGHAQHLYCLLEDLGRPRAEVLSDLLEGRSRYNSFFHYPTASWADVGIIAWLSDAASIIAQKALLQTSYGPYRRILPKICWEEAFHVVHGREIMRTLVSGTREQRDMAQEALTRWWPRLIYFHGPPTPAERDADLTVWKLKGRLNEDMRQEFLRLYIPKIHKWGLQLPDPQLAFDEASQRWRYTPADWEQVRLIGRGQGPASQAQLEIRRRAMEDNRWVAETLAPTPAVQEASR; this is encoded by the coding sequence GTGAGGTCGGAGCAGGAGTTCATCGCTCACGTCCAGTCCGGAGGCGTCATCGAAGCGGGGGACTGGATGCCGGAGGGTTACCGGCGAGCCGTCATCCGCTTCATCGAGATGCACGCGAACTCCGAGTACATGGGGGCGCTGCTGGAGCGCGACTGGATCGCTCGCGCGCCCACGCTCGAGCGCCGGATCGGCATTACCTCCAAGGTGCAGGACGAGGTGGGCCATGCCCAGCACCTCTATTGCCTGCTGGAGGATCTCGGGCGGCCGCGCGCGGAGGTGCTGAGCGACCTGCTGGAGGGGCGCTCGCGGTACAACAGCTTCTTCCACTACCCCACGGCCTCCTGGGCGGACGTGGGCATCATCGCGTGGCTGTCCGATGCCGCGTCGATCATCGCGCAGAAGGCCCTGCTCCAGACGAGCTATGGGCCCTACCGCCGCATCCTGCCGAAGATCTGCTGGGAGGAGGCCTTCCACGTCGTGCATGGCCGGGAAATCATGCGCACGCTGGTGTCCGGCACGCGCGAGCAGCGCGACATGGCCCAGGAGGCGCTGACGCGCTGGTGGCCCCGGCTGATCTACTTCCATGGGCCCCCCACGCCCGCGGAGAGAGACGCCGACCTCACGGTCTGGAAGCTGAAGGGCCGGCTCAACGAGGACATGCGCCAGGAGTTCCTGCGGCTCTACATTCCCAAGATTCACAAGTGGGGGCTCCAACTGCCGGACCCCCAGCTGGCCTTCGACGAGGCGTCGCAGCGCTGGCGCTACACCCCGGCGGACTGGGAGCAGGTGCGCCTGATCGGCCGGGGCCAGGGGCCCGCCAGCCAGGCGCAGCTGGAGATCCGCCGCCGCGCCATGGAGGACAACCGCTGGGTGGCGGAGACCCTGGCGCCCACCCCCGCCGTGCAGGAGGCCTCCCGGTGA
- a CDS encoding class I adenylate-forming enzyme family protein codes for MDWVSTRPFNRLRFALDSTLTLANVADKASEAHHSGAVFYLQEPLPYSGLPERSVSAKEMLGFINRVGNVLLAAGLKRFDRVALYKTHSPDYFFLGLAIVKAGGIAVPINPRMPHRDLRNYLAHTGARFVITDPESFKGGVQELASSSGVEKWLFTTSPGTVGVPSVVLSQELPRASDQLQPVELASDSDVMIVHTSGTTGFPKGVLIGNSGIMSALRANLAIQPFSRKNKALFIGPYNHYATYLGMMTSLVGGAPVWVHSQFDAESVLRTIEREKISVFVGFPDSYLKMYQHGLDKYDLGSMRAWMSAADASHEVHIRAFTQHGALFRVFGRPVMPAVFVDAWGTSELGFFGLSRISTSRTKQFSRCIGRPSPFGHKVKIADETGRELKPGQVGRFMVKGPMLFKGYWNAHDRLHGVVIDGWWWTGDVGYRDGSGRFFQLDRAVDVMETRQGPVYTLPIEEQLLKFPEIGEAVVIGVPDADGSTVPSAVIQLKPGVTADADELLRRANQQLEAKSALRRIVFVDESQIPRGLTGKVLKRQVRERFAHLLVAERSQAAVA; via the coding sequence ATGGACTGGGTTAGCACACGGCCCTTCAACCGGCTTCGGTTTGCCCTGGACTCGACGCTGACCCTGGCCAATGTGGCCGACAAGGCCTCCGAGGCACACCATTCAGGCGCGGTCTTCTATCTCCAGGAGCCGCTGCCCTACAGCGGCCTGCCCGAGCGCTCGGTAAGCGCCAAGGAGATGCTGGGCTTCATCAACCGCGTGGGCAATGTGTTGCTGGCCGCCGGGCTCAAGCGCTTCGACCGGGTCGCCCTCTACAAGACGCACAGCCCGGACTACTTCTTTCTGGGCCTGGCCATCGTGAAGGCCGGTGGGATCGCGGTCCCCATCAACCCCCGGATGCCCCACCGGGACCTGCGCAACTACCTGGCGCACACCGGCGCGCGCTTCGTCATCACGGATCCAGAGAGCTTCAAGGGCGGGGTGCAGGAGCTGGCCTCCAGCTCGGGCGTGGAGAAGTGGCTCTTCACCACCTCCCCGGGCACGGTGGGCGTCCCCTCGGTGGTGCTCTCGCAGGAGCTGCCCCGGGCCTCGGATCAGCTCCAGCCGGTGGAGCTGGCGAGCGACTCGGACGTGATGATCGTCCACACGTCGGGCACGACGGGCTTCCCCAAGGGGGTGCTCATCGGCAACAGCGGCATCATGAGCGCGCTGCGGGCGAACCTGGCCATCCAGCCCTTCTCCCGGAAGAACAAGGCCCTGTTCATCGGGCCCTACAACCACTACGCCACCTACCTGGGGATGATGACCTCGCTGGTGGGCGGGGCGCCGGTGTGGGTGCACAGCCAGTTCGACGCGGAGAGCGTGCTGCGCACCATCGAGCGGGAGAAGATCTCCGTCTTCGTGGGGTTCCCGGACTCGTACCTCAAGATGTACCAGCATGGGCTCGACAAGTACGATCTCGGCTCCATGCGCGCCTGGATGTCCGCCGCGGACGCCAGCCACGAGGTCCACATCCGCGCCTTCACCCAGCATGGCGCCCTGTTCCGCGTGTTCGGGCGCCCCGTCATGCCCGCGGTGTTCGTCGATGCGTGGGGGACCTCGGAGCTGGGCTTCTTTGGGCTGTCGCGCATCTCCACCTCGAGGACGAAGCAGTTCAGCCGCTGCATCGGCCGCCCCTCCCCCTTCGGCCACAAGGTGAAGATCGCCGACGAGACGGGCCGGGAGCTCAAGCCGGGCCAGGTGGGCCGGTTCATGGTGAAGGGCCCCATGCTGTTCAAGGGGTACTGGAACGCGCATGACCGCCTGCACGGCGTGGTCATCGACGGGTGGTGGTGGACGGGCGATGTCGGCTACCGCGATGGCTCCGGCCGCTTCTTCCAGCTGGACCGGGCCGTCGACGTGATGGAGACCCGCCAGGGCCCCGTCTACACCCTGCCCATCGAGGAGCAGCTGCTCAAGTTCCCCGAGATCGGCGAGGCGGTGGTCATCGGCGTGCCCGATGCCGATGGCAGCACGGTGCCGAGCGCCGTCATCCAGCTGAAGCCTGGCGTGACCGCGGACGCGGACGAGCTGCTGCGGCGGGCGAACCAGCAGCTGGAGGCCAAGAGCGCGCTGCGCCGGATCGTCTTCGTGGATGAGTCGCAGATTCCCCGGGGGCTGACCGGCAAGGTGCTCAAGCGCCAGGTGCGCGAGCGCTTCGCCCACCTGCTCGTGGCCGAGCGCTCCCAGGCCGCCGTGGCCTGA